One Festucalex cinctus isolate MCC-2025b chromosome 1, RoL_Fcin_1.0, whole genome shotgun sequence genomic region harbors:
- the LOC144021867 gene encoding uncharacterized protein LOC144021867: MNEASHDLMPFKSNHSSPLEAAPQWGEGRMLTYTAVRAGEAIEWLAKRPNADLMSESGDTLSVMKDGYYFLNLRVTLSSCKGAAQQATVSLKRGARVLLQGRVHADTCSTGVLGKVVELSAGEGRLQVAVSPPSGNVDCAEAVTHLDVIYMFRP; this comes from the exons ATGAATGAAGCATCTCATGACCTGATGCCGTTCAAGAGTAATCATTCG TCTCCTCTTGAGGCAGCACCACAGTGGGGTGAAGGCAGAATGCTGACCTATACAGCTGTCAGAG CGGGCGAAGCAATCGAATGGCTGGCAAAGCGTCCGAACGCCGACCTGATGTCCGAGTCGGGGGACACTCTGAGCGTCATGAAGGACGGCTATTACTTCCTTAACCTCCGGGTGACCCTGTCCTCATGCAAAGGGGCCGCACAGCAAGCAACCGTGAGCCTGAAGCGCGGCGCCCGAGTCCTCCTGCAGGGCCGCGTCCACGCCGACACCTGCAGCACGGGTGTCCTCGGCAAGGTGGTGGAGCTGTCTGCGGGGGAAGGGAGGCTGCAGGTCGCCGTCAGCCCTCCCAGTGGGAATGTCGACTGCGCAGAAGCTGTCACCCACCTGGATGTCATCTACATGTTCAggccttaa